One region of Mucilaginibacter sp. 14171R-50 genomic DNA includes:
- a CDS encoding DNA polymerase III subunit gamma/tau: MDNFIVSARKYRPATFDTVVGQQHITNTLKNAIKNNQLAQAFLFCGPRGVGKTTCARILAKTINCTNLQPNGEACGECDSCRAFMNGNSFNVHELDAASNNSVDDIRSLIEQVRIPPQAARYKVYIIDEVHMLSQAAFNAFLKTLEEPPSYAIFILATTEKHKILPTILSRCQIFDFNRIRVEDMAGHLAGIAQKENIAYETDGLHIIAQKADGGLRDALSMFDQIVSFSGANITYKTVIDNLNILDYDYYFNITDKLLTEDGAATLLLFDEILGKGFDGAHFISGLSEHFRNLLVGKDASTIKLLEVSETIKTRYLQQSQAASVSFLLSAMNIANQCDISYKLSKNQRLQVELALLKMSNLLSVFNLAALPAGENAAAPNGELKKKPDTSVNSTPAAATDELRVARDNPVTYNKTPSVASPATPSMAMPTAEAKAEPVVDKPKVFIPNVHSAATSVKIPSLKDLGKQVEEAALEEDDPYLKGTDKEPFTIDEFLQLWTNHGAKLKAEGKPATLYTIFTSVTPIVLGPEAFEVPVSNKVQELAFRDERPYLLNFLRTTLKNFSIEVNARVDEQTVARRPYTAMEKFQYLAAKNPQLIDLKNKFNLDFD; the protein is encoded by the coding sequence GTGGATAATTTCATTGTTTCGGCACGCAAATACCGCCCGGCTACTTTCGATACCGTTGTAGGTCAGCAACATATAACTAATACGTTAAAAAACGCTATTAAGAATAACCAGCTGGCGCAGGCATTTTTATTCTGCGGGCCACGCGGGGTGGGTAAAACAACCTGTGCGCGCATACTGGCAAAAACCATTAACTGTACCAATTTACAACCCAATGGCGAAGCCTGCGGTGAGTGCGATAGCTGCCGCGCGTTTATGAACGGAAACTCGTTTAACGTACATGAGCTTGATGCGGCATCGAACAACTCGGTTGATGATATCCGCAGTTTGATAGAACAGGTACGCATTCCGCCACAAGCTGCCCGCTACAAAGTTTATATTATCGACGAGGTGCACATGCTGTCGCAGGCCGCTTTTAACGCCTTTCTGAAAACGCTTGAAGAACCACCCAGCTATGCGATCTTTATATTAGCTACTACCGAGAAGCATAAGATACTGCCAACCATATTATCGCGCTGCCAGATATTTGATTTTAACCGCATCAGGGTAGAGGATATGGCCGGCCACCTGGCAGGCATAGCGCAAAAGGAAAATATTGCTTACGAAACTGACGGCCTGCATATAATTGCCCAAAAAGCCGATGGCGGCTTGCGCGATGCGTTGTCTATGTTTGATCAGATAGTGAGTTTTAGCGGTGCGAATATTACTTACAAAACAGTAATTGATAACCTTAATATCCTTGATTACGATTACTACTTTAATATAACCGATAAGCTTTTAACAGAGGACGGCGCCGCCACGCTGCTGCTGTTCGACGAGATATTAGGTAAAGGGTTTGACGGGGCGCACTTTATTTCCGGCCTGTCAGAACATTTCCGTAACCTGCTGGTGGGCAAGGATGCGTCAACCATAAAATTATTGGAAGTTAGCGAAACCATTAAGACGCGTTACCTGCAGCAGTCGCAGGCGGCCTCTGTATCGTTTTTGCTATCGGCCATGAATATTGCCAACCAGTGTGATATCAGTTATAAGCTAAGCAAAAACCAGCGCTTGCAGGTTGAACTTGCCTTGCTTAAAATGAGTAACCTGCTCTCGGTGTTCAACCTCGCTGCTCTGCCCGCGGGCGAAAACGCTGCTGCCCCAAACGGGGAGTTAAAAAAAAAACCTGATACCTCAGTAAATAGTACACCGGCTGCAGCGACCGACGAATTAAGAGTTGCAAGGGACAACCCGGTTACCTATAATAAAACCCCATCCGTTGCATCGCCCGCTACACCGTCAATGGCTATGCCGACTGCCGAAGCAAAGGCAGAACCCGTTGTTGATAAGCCAAAGGTTTTTATCCCTAACGTGCATTCGGCGGCTACTTCTGTTAAAATACCCTCGTTAAAAGATTTGGGTAAGCAGGTTGAAGAAGCGGCGTTAGAGGAAGACGACCCTTACTTGAAAGGTACCGATAAAGAGCCTTTTACCATAGATGAGTTTTTACAGTTATGGACCAACCATGGCGCTAAACTTAAGGCCGAAGGCAAACCCGCTACTTTATATACCATATTTACCTCGGTAACGCCGATAGTTTTAGGCCCCGAAGCTTTTGAGGTGCCGGTATCCAACAAGGTACAGGAACTTGCCTTTAGGGACGAGCGGCCATATTTGCTTAACTTTTTACGTACCACGTTAAAAAACTTCAGCATTGAGGTTAACGCACGTGTAGATGAGCAAACTGTTGCCCGCAGGCCGTACACGGCTATGGAGAAATTTCAGTACCTGGCAGCCAAAAACCCCCAGCTAATAGATCTGAAAAATAAATTTAACCTTGATTTTGATTGA
- the rpsF gene encoding 30S ribosomal protein S6 encodes MQQYEIVIVLTPLLSDETAKEAIAKYSKVLTDGGAEIVQEDNWGLRKLAYPIQKKTTGYYHLTEFKAPGDLINKLEVELRRDERVLRFLTIALDKHAIAYNDKKRSGAFNKKPAAKVEENN; translated from the coding sequence ATGCAACAGTACGAAATCGTGATCGTTCTAACCCCGTTGTTATCAGATGAAACTGCTAAAGAGGCAATTGCCAAATACAGCAAAGTTTTAACTGATGGCGGAGCCGAAATTGTCCAGGAGGATAATTGGGGTTTGAGAAAATTAGCGTACCCTATTCAAAAGAAAACTACAGGGTACTATCACCTAACTGAATTCAAGGCTCCCGGTGATCTTATTAACAAACTGGAAGTTGAATTAAGGCGCGATGAGCGTGTGTTACGCTTCCTTACTATTGCTTTGGATAAACATGCCATAGCTTACAACGACAAAAAACGCAGCGGTGCCTTTAACAAGAAGCCTGCAGCTAAAGTGGAGGAAAACAACTAA
- the rpsR gene encoding 30S ribosomal protein S18, with the protein MANDQIKYVTAPKVEDNRKKYCRFKKNGIKYIDYKDANFLLKFVNDQGKVLPRRLTGTSLKFQRKVAQAVKRARHIGLLPYVTDSLK; encoded by the coding sequence ATGGCAAACGACCAAATTAAATACGTTACCGCTCCAAAGGTGGAGGATAACCGTAAGAAATACTGCCGTTTTAAAAAGAATGGTATTAAGTATATCGATTACAAAGACGCTAACTTTTTACTAAAGTTTGTTAACGACCAGGGTAAAGTGTTACCACGCCGTTTAACAGGTACTTCGTTGAAGTTTCAGCGTAAAGTGGCACAGGCCGTTAAGCGTGCCCGCCACATCGGTTTATTACCTTATGTTACAGACTCATTAAAATAA
- the rplI gene encoding 50S ribosomal protein L9: MEVILKQDVKNLGDKDDVVNVKPGYGRNFLIPKGYAILATVSARKVLAENLKQAQFKQEKIRKDADAIAAKLEGVKLSIGAKAGESGKIFGAINTIQVADALKKEGFEVDRRRITFDQEPKFVGDYIAIVNLHKEVKVQVPFSVVAE, translated from the coding sequence ATGGAAGTTATTTTAAAACAAGACGTAAAAAACCTCGGCGATAAAGACGATGTAGTGAATGTAAAGCCAGGTTATGGCCGCAACTTTCTTATCCCTAAAGGTTACGCAATATTAGCAACTGTAAGCGCTCGCAAAGTTTTAGCAGAAAACTTAAAGCAGGCACAGTTTAAACAAGAAAAAATACGCAAAGATGCAGATGCTATCGCCGCTAAATTAGAAGGTGTTAAACTTTCTATCGGCGCTAAAGCAGGCGAAAGCGGCAAAATCTTCGGTGCTATCAATACCATACAGGTAGCTGATGCCCTTAAAAAAGAAGGTTTTGAAGTTGACCGTCGTCGCATCACTTTTGACCAGGAGCCAAAATTTGTTGGTGATTACATCGCAATAGTTAACCTGCATAAAGAAGTTAAAGTTCAGGTTCCTTTCTCAGTTGTTGCTGAGTAA
- the mtgA gene encoding monofunctional biosynthetic peptidoglycan transglycosylase: MAKKANNRKGGSKTKGFFNNGVVRLVLRILKLAVIVFVAASLFGVLLFKFVNPPFTWLMIQRGFERKADGKDWKIDKKWVAFDDIADNMKRAAVAAEDQTFLENHGFDFKAIERAIQKNAKSKKLIGGSTISQQTAKNVFLYPGRSFVRKGFEAWFTILIETFWSKKRIMEVYLNVIEMGDGIYGIEAASQAYFHKPASKLTKRQAAAIAVIFPSPLKWSATRPTRYLKHRQYLIMKNMRRLGPLEF, from the coding sequence ATGGCTAAAAAAGCAAACAACCGTAAAGGCGGCAGTAAAACAAAAGGATTTTTCAATAACGGTGTAGTAAGGCTGGTATTACGCATACTTAAACTTGCGGTTATTGTGTTTGTTGCTGCCAGCTTGTTTGGTGTATTGTTGTTCAAATTTGTAAACCCTCCATTTACCTGGCTGATGATACAGCGCGGCTTTGAACGCAAAGCCGATGGTAAGGACTGGAAAATAGATAAGAAATGGGTTGCGTTTGATGATATTGCCGATAACATGAAACGTGCCGCCGTGGCTGCGGAAGACCAAACCTTCCTGGAAAATCACGGGTTTGACTTTAAGGCCATCGAACGCGCTATTCAAAAAAACGCTAAAAGCAAAAAATTGATAGGCGGCAGCACCATTAGCCAGCAAACAGCCAAAAATGTTTTCCTGTATCCGGGCCGCTCGTTTGTGCGCAAAGGCTTCGAGGCATGGTTTACCATACTGATAGAAACTTTCTGGAGTAAAAAGCGCATTATGGAGGTGTACCTTAACGTTATTGAAATGGGCGATGGTATTTACGGCATCGAAGCCGCATCGCAGGCGTATTTTCACAAACCGGCATCAAAGCTAACCAAACGGCAGGCGGCAGCTATTGCAGTTATATTTCCAAGCCCGCTTAAATGGAGCGCCACCAGGCCAACGCGTTATTTAAAGCACCGGCAATACCTGATCATGAAAAACATGCGCAGGCTTGGCCCGCTCGAGTTTTAA
- a CDS encoding lipopolysaccharide assembly protein LapB, which produces MLKRSLIILSIVFAAFTSRAQTADDVYNQYLDFNLARLQGETDKALTLGQDLIPNVDKLKANARTNFYYAIGNLFENDGQSVKALEYYEKVAAAVPDYYVVQRALGYLYMKDVTALGDKLNANRSNKDEAKRLTSLYTAAVKKALPCLEKAQACDPNDDTLSLIKSLYKNINDAQGAATLNGRLKALSKNCIDLLDDK; this is translated from the coding sequence ATGTTAAAAAGATCATTAATAATTTTATCGATAGTTTTTGCCGCGTTTACAAGCCGTGCACAAACTGCCGATGATGTGTATAATCAATACCTTGATTTTAACCTGGCCCGCCTGCAAGGCGAAACTGATAAGGCGTTAACACTTGGCCAGGACCTGATCCCCAACGTGGACAAACTGAAGGCCAACGCCCGGACAAACTTTTATTATGCCATTGGCAACCTGTTCGAGAACGACGGCCAGTCGGTAAAGGCCTTGGAATATTACGAGAAAGTTGCCGCGGCCGTGCCCGATTACTATGTGGTGCAGCGCGCGTTAGGCTACCTGTACATGAAGGATGTTACCGCCCTTGGTGATAAACTTAATGCTAACAGGTCTAACAAAGACGAAGCCAAACGACTGACCAGCCTTTATACAGCAGCGGTAAAAAAGGCATTGCCCTGCCTGGAAAAAGCCCAGGCCTGCGACCCAAACGACGATACCCTATCGCTTATTAAATCGCTTTATAAAAACATCAATGATGCACAGGGGGCAGCTACATTAAACGGCCGTTTAAAGGCCCTTTCCAAAAACTGTATCGATCTGCTGGATGATAAATAG
- a CDS encoding MBL fold metallo-hydrolase: MNDYRKLLLLVFLWLPFIAIAQVNTAATSFRIVPLGVLGGADESNLSAYMLAPKGSDNYICLDAGTIRAGIAKAIAYKTFTIPAEQVLKKDIKGYFISHAHLDHVAGLIMNSPEDSTKNIYGLQSTLKTVKTHYFTWDSWANFADDGVAPQLKKYHYQSLTPGTKMPVENTGMQVQVFQLSHANLSSTAFLVSSKDNYILYLGDTGADEVEKSQNLHNLWVAVAPLIKAKKLKAIMIEVSFPNEQPEKNLFGHLTPHLLMNEMTELGKLSGRSLKGLNVVITHLKPPYKSILKIKAQLKTANKLQLNLIYPKQGIALQL; encoded by the coding sequence ATGAATGATTACCGCAAACTATTGCTGCTTGTTTTTTTATGGTTGCCCTTTATCGCAATTGCACAGGTCAATACGGCTGCAACCTCATTTCGCATCGTACCATTAGGCGTTTTAGGTGGTGCCGACGAAAGTAACCTGTCGGCCTATATGCTCGCGCCAAAAGGATCGGATAATTATATCTGTTTAGATGCCGGTACAATTCGCGCGGGGATAGCCAAAGCCATAGCATACAAAACCTTTACCATCCCGGCAGAGCAGGTACTTAAAAAGGATATTAAAGGCTATTTCATCTCGCATGCTCACCTCGACCATGTGGCGGGGCTTATTATGAACTCGCCGGAAGATAGCACCAAGAATATTTATGGTTTGCAAAGTACCCTGAAAACTGTTAAAACGCATTACTTTACCTGGGATAGCTGGGCCAACTTTGCCGATGACGGCGTTGCGCCGCAATTAAAGAAATATCATTATCAATCATTAACGCCCGGCACAAAAATGCCTGTTGAAAATACCGGTATGCAGGTACAGGTATTTCAGCTAAGCCATGCTAATTTAAGCAGTACTGCATTTTTAGTAAGCAGCAAGGATAACTATATACTTTATTTAGGCGATACGGGCGCCGATGAAGTAGAGAAAAGCCAAAACCTGCATAATTTGTGGGTGGCGGTTGCTCCGCTGATAAAAGCCAAAAAGTTGAAAGCGATTATGATAGAAGTATCGTTCCCGAACGAACAACCGGAGAAAAACCTGTTTGGCCACCTTACTCCGCACTTGCTAATGAACGAAATGACAGAACTGGGCAAACTATCCGGTAGATCTTTAAAGGGCTTGAATGTAGTGATAACCCATTTAAAGCCGCCTTATAAAAGCATCCTGAAAATAAAAGCGCAGTTAAAAACCGCAAATAAGCTACAACTGAACTTAATATACCCCAAACAAGGTATAGCTTTACAATTATAA
- a CDS encoding AI-2E family transporter has translation MPAKKLIAPFYERLALILIGLCVLGYLVVMAKELIDPMIFGFLFAVLLLPVSNFFEKKCRLPRSASSFISILLLVGFVGSIMYLIGAQISNIANDWPMLQSQVKESVNNLSDWVQNTFHINGHKQITYVNSAADKIMASGTAVLGTTFGAVSSLVLFYVFILIFTFFILFYRRLLFRFITWVFSDENRQIVVDIVENVQRILRQYILGLLIEMVIVAGMAITVFYIIGIKYAALLGIIVGVFNIIPYIGIFSALLLSTVVTFATGTISQTLTVAACTIGIHIVDANFLLPAVVGSKVRLNALISFIGIVIGEMIWGLSGMFLSIPTIAIFKIIFDRIESLKPWGYLLGGDYEYKETAQRKMKTE, from the coding sequence ATGCCTGCAAAAAAACTTATTGCTCCGTTTTACGAAAGATTGGCCCTTATACTTATAGGCCTTTGTGTGTTGGGTTACCTGGTGGTAATGGCCAAGGAGCTGATAGACCCTATGATATTCGGGTTTTTGTTTGCCGTGTTGCTGCTGCCTGTTTCAAACTTCTTCGAAAAAAAGTGCAGGTTACCACGCAGCGCATCATCCTTTATTTCTATACTGCTGCTGGTGGGCTTTGTAGGTAGTATCATGTACCTGATAGGAGCTCAAATCTCTAATATCGCTAATGATTGGCCTATGCTGCAGAGCCAGGTAAAAGAGTCTGTGAATAACCTGTCAGACTGGGTTCAAAATACGTTCCATATTAACGGACATAAACAAATAACCTATGTGAATAGCGCTGCCGACAAAATTATGGCATCGGGTACTGCGGTTCTGGGTACCACTTTCGGCGCGGTATCGTCGCTTGTGCTGTTCTATGTATTTATATTGATATTTACGTTTTTTATACTGTTTTACAGGCGCCTGTTGTTCCGCTTCATTACCTGGGTTTTCAGCGACGAGAACAGGCAAATTGTAGTTGATATAGTAGAGAACGTACAAAGAATACTGCGGCAATACATTTTAGGATTACTTATAGAAATGGTTATTGTAGCAGGCATGGCCATTACAGTTTTTTATATTATTGGTATAAAGTATGCCGCCTTGCTGGGGATTATTGTAGGTGTGTTTAATATTATACCTTACATCGGCATCTTTAGTGCTTTGTTGCTAAGTACTGTTGTAACGTTTGCCACCGGTACTATAAGCCAAACGCTTACCGTGGCTGCATGTACAATAGGCATACACATAGTTGATGCTAATTTTTTGCTGCCTGCGGTGGTGGGCTCAAAGGTGCGGCTTAATGCGCTTATCTCATTCATCGGCATTGTTATCGGCGAAATGATATGGGGTCTGTCGGGCATGTTCTTATCTATACCAACTATCGCCATTTTTAAAATAATATTCGATAGGATAGAAAGCCTTAAGCCATGGGGCTACCTGCTTGGCGGCGATTACGAGTATAAGGAAACTGCGCAAAGGAAAATGAAAACAGAGTGA
- a CDS encoding DUF6496 domain-containing protein encodes MAKYSEKAGEKVEKTMHEMKEGKLKSGSGKKVTSKKQAVAIGLSEARKEGAKVPKKK; translated from the coding sequence ATGGCAAAATATTCAGAAAAAGCGGGCGAAAAGGTGGAAAAAACCATGCACGAGATGAAAGAAGGTAAGTTAAAAAGCGGCAGCGGTAAAAAAGTTACCAGTAAGAAGCAAGCTGTCGCGATAGGTTTATCTGAAGCCCGGAAAGAAGGTGCTAAGGTGCCTAAGAAAAAATAA
- a CDS encoding Gfo/Idh/MocA family protein, whose amino-acid sequence MATIKWGIIGCGNVTEKKSGQAYNKIAGSKLVAVMRRDAEKAADYAQRHHVDKWYSDAEDLMNDPEVNSVSIATPPASHLEYALRAIKKGLNVYVEKPVTRNAGEAQQMADAVNQSGAKLTVAHYRRALPMFLHVKGLIDSGAIGDIRTVQIRMWQYPRPKLAENAPPNWRLQPELSGGGYFHDLAPHQLDLMLYYFGEPKYSTGSSLNQAGFSPADDHVCGHIVFKNNVVVNGSWCFNVAKSEAVDSCEIIGTKGKITFPFFGTFVTCKTDEGEETVNFTHPEHIQQPMITKIVSYFKGEGPNPCTIDEAVVLMKVMDSFTISQKLELS is encoded by the coding sequence ATGGCTACAATTAAATGGGGTATAATAGGCTGCGGTAACGTAACCGAAAAAAAGAGCGGGCAGGCATACAATAAAATTGCCGGCAGCAAACTGGTGGCCGTAATGCGCCGCGATGCCGAAAAAGCCGCCGACTACGCCCAACGCCACCATGTTGATAAATGGTACAGCGATGCTGAGGACCTAATGAACGACCCTGAAGTAAATTCCGTATCGATAGCCACACCCCCTGCATCACACCTGGAATATGCTTTGCGGGCGATTAAAAAGGGCCTTAATGTGTATGTGGAAAAACCGGTTACCCGCAACGCCGGCGAAGCACAGCAAATGGCTGATGCCGTTAACCAAAGCGGCGCAAAGCTTACAGTAGCGCATTACCGCCGCGCCCTGCCTATGTTTTTACACGTAAAAGGCTTAATAGACAGCGGCGCTATAGGCGATATCAGAACCGTGCAGATAAGGATGTGGCAATATCCGCGGCCTAAGCTGGCGGAGAACGCGCCACCAAACTGGCGGCTACAGCCAGAACTATCCGGCGGCGGGTATTTTCATGACCTGGCCCCCCACCAGTTAGATCTGATGCTTTATTATTTCGGCGAGCCTAAATATTCAACTGGTTCCAGCTTAAACCAGGCCGGCTTTAGTCCGGCTGATGACCATGTTTGCGGGCATATTGTATTCAAAAACAATGTGGTGGTTAACGGCTCGTGGTGCTTCAATGTCGCAAAAAGCGAAGCAGTTGACAGTTGCGAGATCATCGGCACGAAAGGAAAGATCACCTTCCCGTTTTTTGGCACGTTTGTAACCTGTAAGACCGACGAAGGGGAGGAAACGGTAAACTTTACGCACCCCGAGCATATTCAGCAGCCTATGATCACCAAAATAGTATCATACTTTAAAGGTGAAGGCCCAAACCCGTGCACTATTGACGAAGCTGTAGTTTTGATGAAAGTGATGGATTCGTTCACTATCTCTCAGAAATTAGAATTATCTTAG
- the ligA gene encoding NAD-dependent DNA ligase LigA, with the protein MSPKEQIKALTAELKQHTYNYYVLAMPTISDYEFDKKLEYLNELEKQFPEFADPESPTQVVGGDITKEFVTVKHRWPMLSLGNTYNEQELVDFDQRIRKAIGDNFEYVCELKFDGLSMSLTYEQGKLARAVTRGDGTQGDEVTTNVRTIHSIPKKLGEGDYPDLFEIRGEVFMHLKAFERLNKERVDNGEVPYANPRNFASGTIKLQDSAEVARRPLDCFLYGLYTERSLFKTHWESLEAVKGWGFHVDNHSRLVKDINGVLDFIAHWDTERHNLSYDIDGIVIKVNNYSQQQELGYTAKSPRWAISYKFKAERVETELLAVTYQVGRTGAVTPVANLKPVLLAGTTVKRATLHNADEITERLKLHEHDTVYVEKGGEIIPKIISVNLDKRKHGAKAIEYITHCPACDTKLLRTEGEAAWYCPNDEGCPPQIVGRMQHFIGRKAMNIDGLGDETINTLYNRGFIRHISDLYHLQDHIDELKQMDRFGEQSINNMLDGIEKSKQQPFEKVLFGLGIRYVGETVAKKLVAHFKTIDKLMAANADELMAAEEIGGRIAESITDYFADADHRQEIERLKASGLQFVAEEKELTLASDKLSGQNFIISGTFEKFSRDELKDIIEQNGGKILSSISAKLSYLVAGENMGPAKLEKANKLNIPIISDDELLAMIS; encoded by the coding sequence ATGTCGCCCAAAGAGCAAATTAAGGCCCTCACTGCCGAACTGAAACAGCACACTTATAATTATTATGTGCTGGCCATGCCTACTATTTCTGATTACGAATTCGACAAAAAGCTGGAGTATTTAAACGAACTGGAAAAGCAATTTCCAGAATTTGCCGATCCGGAATCGCCTACACAGGTGGTGGGCGGCGATATCACCAAGGAGTTTGTGACGGTTAAGCACCGCTGGCCAATGTTATCGTTAGGCAACACCTATAACGAGCAGGAACTGGTAGATTTTGACCAGCGCATACGTAAGGCCATCGGCGATAATTTTGAGTATGTGTGCGAATTGAAGTTCGACGGTTTGTCTATGAGCCTTACTTATGAACAAGGCAAGCTGGCACGTGCTGTTACCCGTGGCGACGGCACCCAGGGGGATGAGGTAACCACCAATGTACGCACGATACATAGCATCCCGAAAAAACTGGGGGAGGGCGATTATCCCGATCTGTTTGAGATACGCGGCGAGGTGTTTATGCACTTAAAAGCATTTGAAAGGCTAAACAAAGAGCGTGTTGATAACGGCGAAGTACCGTACGCTAATCCGCGCAACTTTGCATCGGGCACTATAAAATTACAGGACTCGGCCGAGGTTGCCCGCCGCCCGCTGGATTGCTTTCTGTACGGCCTGTATACCGAGAGGTCCTTATTTAAAACGCATTGGGAAAGCCTGGAAGCTGTTAAAGGCTGGGGCTTTCATGTAGATAATCATAGCCGCCTGGTAAAAGATATCAACGGTGTGTTAGATTTTATAGCTCATTGGGATACCGAGCGCCATAACCTGAGTTATGACATTGATGGCATAGTCATTAAAGTAAACAATTATTCGCAGCAGCAGGAGCTTGGCTATACCGCCAAATCTCCGCGCTGGGCCATATCTTATAAATTTAAGGCAGAAAGAGTTGAGACCGAGCTGCTTGCCGTTACTTACCAGGTAGGCCGTACCGGTGCTGTTACGCCGGTTGCCAATTTAAAACCGGTATTGCTGGCAGGTACCACAGTAAAACGCGCCACCCTGCACAACGCCGACGAAATTACCGAGCGCCTTAAACTGCACGAGCACGATACCGTTTACGTGGAAAAGGGCGGCGAGATCATTCCCAAAATTATCAGTGTAAACCTTGATAAACGCAAACATGGCGCAAAGGCCATTGAATACATAACCCATTGCCCCGCCTGCGATACTAAACTATTGCGCACCGAAGGCGAAGCCGCCTGGTACTGCCCCAATGATGAAGGCTGCCCGCCGCAAATTGTAGGCAGAATGCAGCACTTTATTGGACGTAAGGCCATGAATATCGACGGCTTGGGCGACGAAACCATCAATACACTGTATAACCGCGGTTTTATACGGCATATAAGCGACCTTTATCATCTGCAGGATCACATTGACGAGTTAAAGCAAATGGACCGCTTTGGCGAACAATCCATTAACAACATGCTGGATGGTATCGAAAAATCAAAGCAGCAGCCATTTGAAAAGGTGCTTTTTGGCCTGGGAATACGTTACGTTGGCGAAACCGTTGCCAAAAAACTGGTAGCTCATTTCAAAACCATAGATAAGCTGATGGCGGCCAATGCCGATGAACTCATGGCTGCCGAGGAGATAGGTGGCCGTATTGCCGAAAGTATCACCGATTACTTTGCGGACGCAGATCACCGGCAGGAAATTGAGAGATTAAAGGCCAGCGGCTTGCAGTTTGTGGCCGAGGAAAAAGAATTGACCCTGGCAAGCGATAAGCTAAGCGGGCAAAACTTTATAATATCAGGTACGTTCGAAAAGTTCTCGCGCGATGAATTGAAGGATATCATAGAACAGAACGGCGGCAAAATATTGAGCAGTATTTCTGCCAAGCTAAGCTACCTGGTGGCCGGCGAAAATATGGGCCCTGCCAAACTGGAAAAGGCTAATAAATTAAACATTCCGATAATCAGTGATGACGAATTGCTGGCGATGATCAGCTAA